The following coding sequences lie in one Rothia sp. SD9660Na genomic window:
- the lepA gene encoding translation elongation factor 4, which produces MSPLATNPPKPAATDPSVIRNFCIIAHIDHGKSTLADRMLQATGVVTPREMKAQYLDRMDIERERGITIKSQAVRMPWEVGGINYALNMIDTPGHVDFTYEVSRSLAACEGALLLVDAAQGIEAQTLANLYLAMENDLTIIPVLNKIDLPAAQPDKYAEELANLIGVEPEDVLRVSGKTGEGVPELLDRIVELLPAPEGQADAPARAMIFDSVYDSYRGVVTYVRVVDGKLEPRQKIKMMSTGAEHDLLEIGVISPEPKPTDGLGVGEVGYLITGVKDVRLSRVGDTVTGAHKPAAEELGGYEDPKPMVFSGLFPIDGSDYPALRDALDKLQLNDAALIYEPETSAALGFGFRCGFLGLLHLEIVRERLEREFNLDLISTAPNVIYDVVAEDGTTQRVTNPSEFPEGKVATIREPMVACTIIAPNEFVGAIMELCQSRRGTMGGMDYLSQDRVELRYRLPLAEIVFDFFDQLKSKTRGYASLDWKFDGEEEADLVKVDILLQGEKVDAFSAITHRDKAYSYGVMMTGKLRELIPRQQFEVPIQAAIGSRIIARENIRAMRKDVLSKCYGGDISRKRKLLEKQKEGKKRMKMVGRVEVPQEAFIAALSSGEEGKDKGKK; this is translated from the coding sequence GTGTCACCCTTGGCGACCAACCCGCCCAAACCGGCGGCCACTGACCCTTCCGTTATCCGTAACTTCTGCATTATCGCGCATATTGACCACGGTAAGTCCACCCTGGCGGACCGCATGCTGCAGGCCACCGGCGTGGTTACTCCGCGCGAGATGAAGGCCCAGTATCTTGACCGTATGGATATCGAGCGTGAGCGCGGTATCACTATTAAGTCCCAGGCTGTTCGTATGCCCTGGGAGGTGGGTGGTATCAACTATGCCCTGAATATGATTGACACCCCCGGTCACGTGGACTTCACCTACGAGGTCTCCCGTTCTCTGGCTGCCTGTGAGGGTGCACTGCTGCTGGTGGATGCTGCTCAGGGTATTGAGGCTCAGACTCTGGCTAACCTCTACCTGGCTATGGAAAATGACCTGACCATTATTCCGGTGCTCAACAAGATTGACCTTCCGGCAGCCCAGCCCGATAAGTATGCCGAGGAACTGGCTAACCTGATTGGCGTTGAGCCTGAAGATGTGCTGCGGGTTTCGGGTAAGACCGGTGAGGGTGTACCCGAGCTGCTGGACCGCATCGTTGAGCTTCTGCCCGCGCCCGAGGGTCAGGCTGATGCCCCCGCCCGCGCCATGATTTTTGACTCTGTCTACGACTCCTACCGCGGTGTGGTCACCTACGTTCGTGTGGTGGACGGCAAGCTGGAACCCCGCCAGAAGATCAAAATGATGTCTACCGGTGCCGAGCATGACCTGCTGGAAATCGGTGTGATTTCTCCCGAGCCCAAGCCGACCGACGGCCTGGGCGTGGGCGAGGTGGGCTACCTGATTACCGGTGTGAAGGACGTCCGCCTGTCTCGCGTGGGTGATACCGTCACCGGTGCCCACAAGCCTGCTGCAGAAGAGTTAGGTGGCTACGAGGACCCCAAGCCCATGGTTTTCTCGGGCCTCTTCCCGATTGACGGCTCTGACTACCCGGCCCTGCGTGACGCCCTCGATAAGTTGCAGCTCAACGACGCCGCCCTGATTTACGAGCCTGAGACCTCTGCGGCTCTGGGCTTCGGTTTCCGCTGTGGCTTCCTGGGTCTGCTCCACCTTGAAATTGTGCGTGAGCGCCTGGAACGCGAGTTCAACCTCGATTTGATTTCTACTGCCCCCAACGTTATCTACGATGTGGTGGCTGAGGACGGCACCACCCAGCGCGTGACCAACCCCTCCGAGTTCCCCGAGGGTAAGGTCGCAACCATTCGCGAACCGATGGTAGCCTGCACCATCATTGCCCCGAACGAGTTTGTGGGCGCGATTATGGAACTGTGCCAGTCCCGCCGCGGCACCATGGGTGGCATGGACTACCTCTCCCAGGATCGCGTGGAGCTGCGCTACCGTCTGCCCCTGGCCGAAATTGTCTTTGACTTCTTTGACCAGCTCAAGTCCAAAACCCGCGGTTACGCCTCGCTGGACTGGAAGTTTGACGGTGAGGAAGAGGCCGACCTGGTCAAGGTCGATATTCTGCTGCAGGGCGAGAAGGTTGACGCTTTCTCGGCCATTACCCACCGTGATAAGGCCTACTCCTATGGCGTGATGATGACCGGCAAGCTGCGCGAGCTGATCCCTCGCCAGCAGTTTGAGGTGCCGATTCAGGCTGCTATTGGCTCTCGCATTATTGCCCGTGAGAATATCCGCGCTATGCGTAAGGACGTTCTGTCTAAGTGCTATGGTGGCGATATTTCGCGTAAGCGTAAGCTGCTGGAGAAGCAGAAGGAAGGTAAGAAGCGTATGAAGATGGTGGGCCGTGTTGAGGTTCCCCAGGAAGCCTTCATCGCTGCCCTGTCTTCCGGTGAAGAAGGTAAGGACAAGGGCAAGAAGTAA
- the hemW gene encoding radical SAM family heme chaperone HemW has translation MPAQPLGAPAPLDGRIPADSAVLGVERDFSLYVHVPFCSVRCGYCDFNTYATEDFGNGVGLGTYAEDAIAELRFARQVLRESGVADRPLYSVFFGGGTPTKLPAADLVRILREAVELFGVEEGAEVTTEANPDSVTREDLETLKAGGFTRVSFGMQSVVPEVLQVLDRTHTPANVPKVVSWAKEVGLQVSVDLIYGSPGESLAQWEQSVRAAVSYAPDHISAYSLIVEEGTKLAAQIRRGDYTMPDEDLMADMYLLAEQIFNEAGYHWYEVSNYAKSPEYRSRHNYAYWRNQDWWGIGPGAHSHVNGTRWWNVKHPVPYASRVRAGQSPAAAREVLGEQTRRFEDIMLQVRVIDGLETSRLLEGGDAARIEASLNWLQGQGLIDPEARAGGRVQLTLQGRLLGDAVTRELLPDIDS, from the coding sequence ATGCCGGCCCAGCCTCTGGGCGCTCCGGCTCCCTTGGACGGCAGAATCCCCGCTGATTCTGCCGTCCTCGGCGTTGAGCGCGATTTTTCTCTCTACGTGCACGTGCCCTTTTGTTCGGTGCGGTGCGGTTATTGTGATTTCAATACCTATGCCACCGAGGATTTCGGCAATGGCGTAGGCTTGGGCACCTATGCCGAGGACGCCATCGCCGAGTTGCGCTTTGCCCGGCAGGTTTTGCGCGAGTCGGGTGTAGCTGACCGTCCGCTCTACTCGGTCTTTTTTGGTGGGGGTACACCCACCAAGCTGCCCGCAGCTGACCTTGTGAGGATTCTGCGCGAAGCGGTTGAGCTGTTTGGTGTAGAAGAGGGTGCTGAAGTAACCACCGAGGCTAACCCTGACTCGGTGACCCGCGAGGACCTTGAGACTCTGAAGGCCGGTGGCTTTACCCGGGTGTCCTTCGGTATGCAGTCAGTAGTCCCAGAGGTGCTTCAGGTGCTCGACCGTACCCACACTCCGGCGAATGTTCCCAAGGTGGTCTCCTGGGCTAAGGAGGTTGGGCTTCAGGTGTCGGTTGACCTAATTTACGGGTCGCCAGGGGAGAGCCTAGCGCAGTGGGAGCAGTCAGTGCGGGCTGCGGTGTCGTATGCCCCCGACCATATCTCTGCCTATTCGCTCATCGTTGAAGAGGGTACCAAGCTGGCTGCCCAGATTCGGCGGGGCGATTACACCATGCCCGACGAGGACCTGATGGCGGATATGTACCTGCTGGCTGAACAGATCTTCAATGAGGCTGGCTACCACTGGTATGAGGTGTCGAACTATGCCAAGTCACCGGAGTATCGTTCCCGCCATAACTATGCCTACTGGCGTAACCAGGACTGGTGGGGCATTGGCCCCGGCGCCCACTCGCATGTGAACGGCACCCGCTGGTGGAACGTCAAGCACCCGGTCCCCTATGCCAGCCGAGTCCGTGCTGGTCAAAGTCCGGCTGCTGCCCGCGAGGTTTTGGGGGAGCAGACCCGTAGGTTTGAGGACATCATGCTACAGGTTAGGGTTATTGACGGCCTAGAGACTTCCCGCCTGTTGGAGGGTGGCGATGCTGCCCGAATCGAGGCGTCACTGAATTGGCTTCAGGGGCAGGGTTTGATTGACCCCGAGGCTAGAGCGGGCGGACGCGTGCAGCTCACCCTCCAGGGGCGCCTGCTAGGCGACGCGGTGACCAGGGAGCTCCTCCCCGATATCGACAGCTAA